The proteins below are encoded in one region of Lactuca sativa cultivar Salinas chromosome 3, Lsat_Salinas_v11, whole genome shotgun sequence:
- the LOC111884585 gene encoding uncharacterized protein LOC111884585 — protein sequence MAGDKAESSGDDKENEIDTSSPYYIHPSDYPKQMQVNDALNDGNYGEWKQEMMNFLLAKNKMGFVDGTIKKPDAKSSLNLAWTRADAMIKGWITTAMEREIRTSVRYANTSSEIWCDLEERFEKEGAPRAYELKQSLNALRQGGASVSTYYTKLRTAWDELQTVLPNPRCTCEGCHCGIGKQLNEVKEKERSYEFLMGLDDDFSVVRTQILAMKPTPSLSTIYHLVAESEQQ from the coding sequence ATGGCAGGAGACAAGGCGGAATCGTCTGGTGATGACAAGGAAAACGAGATAGATACAAGCTCTCCATACTACATTCATCCATCCGATTACCCCAAGCAGATGCAGGTAAACGATGCGTTGAATGATGGTAATTACGGTGAGTGGAAGCAAGAGATGATGAACTTCTTGCTGGCAAAGAACAAGATGGGGTTTGTGGATGGCACAATCAAGAAACCCGACGCAAAGTCTTCCTTGAACTTGGCTTGGACTCGAGCCGATGCGATGATAAAGGGGTGGATAACGACAGCTATGGAAAGAGAGATACGCACCAGCGTCAGATATGCTAACACGTCATCTGAGATTTGGTGTGATCTAGAAGAACGGTTCGAGAAAGAAGGAGCACCTCGAGCCTACGAATTGAAACAAAGCCTCAACGCCTTGCGGCAAGGTGGTGCATCTGTTTCAACATATTACACCAAGTTGAGGACTGCTTGGGATGAACTCCAAACCGTTCTTCCTAACCCCCGTTGCACGTGTGAAGGGTGCCACTGTGGGATCGGCAAACAGCTCAACGAAGTGAAAGAGAAGGAGAGATCCTATGAATTTTTGATGGGATTAGACGATGACTTTTCTGTGGTTCGAACCCAAATTTTAGCCATGAAACCGACACCATCTTTAAGCACTATCTACCACCTGGTAGCCGAAAGTGAACAACAATGA
- the LOC111884584 gene encoding protein GAMETE EXPRESSED 1 isoform X1, with protein MNNSHKNYKFGFLWVLMLLSHSIYSFSWLFSTRKVDSNEKPSSFHDVSLSHAEFSMESLSSKKGMSLVEKAKRKVAMPNSCWQNAYGNLFAGCSEILADEEQRSRLAWHLSDCFQKDTGRPPFPYCHVKDPMVNCLKNLDKAAHTIYLEFYLETNSICHQLQTDAFKRQTERLVNELKKSAEYAEEKLEKIENQAEGLLHTSDHVQESLSSIDVQTQQVSQTSKNIQEHVSVVLQYSQSVYNQSLKLLDSQMELRNGQMKMNERLDEGMIMLNESTSKIGEEMKNLRNEAVEIEKEIGKVGDAMFMKMNRLQGKADDIENIAETSLDKQKQLIDSQTAALEILHTVTSFQSQALEESRGTLQQLIELGQSQQQELIQRQQQLKAAHDDLVKNSKSILAAQETFESKQASMFLAIEKLFDLHNAILLESRVIKSFLVYSILIFTLYMFTSTKQTYNVRSRLYIGLCVTFLIEFMVLRYGNEIEQQAWIISIVRLIFVFLASCQLLYAIYTFSRDYETLNHQMLQSLIEKVNGMQGNKQSLCDDDDDDDDDDDVDWSSWVDTDLPEDESEDLDYKLPEEVGEASITNLVSRQYTLRHRHL; from the exons ATGAATAACAGCCATAAAAATTACAAATTTGGGTTCCTATGGGTTCTTATGTTGCTTTCACACAGCATCTACTCATTTAGTTGGTTATTCTCTACTCGAAAGGTTGATTCCAATGAGAAGCCTTCATCGTTTCATGATGTATCTCTATCTCATGCTGAATTTTCCATGGAATCATTGAGtagcaagaagggaatgtcattgGTTGAAAAAGCCAAGAGAAAGGTTGCTATGCCCAATTCTTGTTGGCAAAATGCATATGGAAATTTATTTGCAGGTTGTTCAGAGATTCTAGCAGATGAAGAACAACGGTCTAGATTAGCTTGGCATCTAAGTGATTGCTTTCAGAAGGACACTGGGAGGCCTCCTTTCCCTTATTGTCATGTCAAAGATCCTATGGTCAATTGCCTCAAAAATTTAGATAAGGCTGCTCATACGATTTATCTTGAGTTTTATCTTGAAACCAACTCCATTTGTCATCAATTGCA GACGGATGCATTCAAGAGACAAACAGAAAGATTGGTGAATGAACTCAAAAAGTCTGCTGAATATGCAGAGGAGAAATTAGAGAAGATAGAAAACCAGGCTGAAGGATTGTTGCATACTTCAGATCATGTTCAAGAATCTTTATCTTCCATTGATGTCCAAACGCAACAAGTGTCTCAAACATCAAAAAACATCCAAGAACATGTAAGTGTTGTGTTACAGTATTCACAATCGGTTTACAATCAATCCCTGAAACTATTGGATTCTCAAATGGAACTTCGCAATGGGCAAATGAAAATGAATGAAAGACTTGATGAAGGAATGATAATGTTGAATGAATCAACGAGTAAGATTGGGGAAGAAATGAAGAATTTAAGAAATGAAGCGGTTGAAATAGAAAAAGAAATTGGTAAAGTTGGAGATGCAATGTTTATGAAGATGAATAGGTTACAAGGTAAAGCTGATGATATTGAGAACATAGCAGAAACTTCATTAGACAAACAAAAACAACTTATTGATAGTCAGACTGCTGCCCTTGAGATTCTTCATACTGTCACTAGCTTTCAGTCCCAAGCTCTAGAAGAAAGCAG GGGAACTTTGCAACAGTTGATTgagcttggtcaaagtcaacaacagGAACTCATACAAAGGCAACAACAACTTAAAGCAGCTCATGATGATCTTGTTAAGAATTCAAAAAGCATATTGGCTGCCcag GAAACTTTTGAGTCGAAGCAAGCAAGCATGTTTCTTGCAATCGAAAAGCTTTTTGATTTGCACAATGCAATTTTGTTGGAATCACGGGTTATTAAGTCTTTTCTTGTATATTCTATATTAATTTTCACGCTCTATATGTTTACAAGTACAAAGCAAACCTACAACGTGAGATCCAGGCTATATATAG GGTTATGTGTGACATTCTTGATTGAATTTATGGTGCTTCGGTATGGAAATGAGATTGAACAACAGGCATGGATTATCAGCATTGTTAGGTTAATATTTGTGTTTCTCGCATCATGTCAACTTCTTTATGCCATTTACACATTCAG CAGAGACTACGAGACACTGAACCATCAGATGCTACAATCACTAATTGAGAAGGTTAATGGcatgcaaggaaataaacaatctttatgtgatgatgatgatgatgatgatgatgatgatgatgtggatTGGTCTTCATGGGTCGACACTGATTTACctgaagatgaatcggaagatcTTGACTATAAGCTTCCGGAAGAAGTTGGAGAGGCTTCAATCACCAATTTAGTTTCCAGGCAATATACTCTACGTCACCGTCATCTTTAA
- the LOC111884584 gene encoding protein GAMETE EXPRESSED 1 isoform X2, with product MNNSHKNYKFGFLWVLMLLSHSIYSFSWLFSTRKVDSNEKPSSFHDVSLSHAEFSMESLSSKKGMSLVEKAKRKVAMPNSCWQNAYGNLFAGCSEILADEEQRSRLAWHLSDCFQKDTGRPPFPYCHVKDPMVNCLKNLDKAAHTIYLEFYLETNSICHQLQTDAFKRQTERLVNELKKSAEYAEEKLEKIENQAEGLLHTSDHVQESLSSIDVQTQQVSQTSKNIQEHVSVVLQYSQSVYNQSLKLLDSQMELRNGQMKMNERLDEGMIMLNESTSKIGEEMKNLRNEAVEIEKEIGKVGDAMFMKMNRLQGKADDIENIAETSLDKQKQLIDSQTAALEILHTVTSFQSQALEESRGTLQQLIELGQSQQQELIQRQQQLKAAHDDLVKNSKSILAAQETFESKQASMFLAIEKLFDLHNAILLESRVIKSFLVYSILIFTLYMFTSTKQTYNVRSRLYIGLCVTFLIEFMVLRYGNEIEQQAWIISIVRLIFVFLASCQLLYAIYTFRDYETLNHQMLQSLIEKVNGMQGNKQSLCDDDDDDDDDDDVDWSSWVDTDLPEDESEDLDYKLPEEVGEASITNLVSRQYTLRHRHL from the exons ATGAATAACAGCCATAAAAATTACAAATTTGGGTTCCTATGGGTTCTTATGTTGCTTTCACACAGCATCTACTCATTTAGTTGGTTATTCTCTACTCGAAAGGTTGATTCCAATGAGAAGCCTTCATCGTTTCATGATGTATCTCTATCTCATGCTGAATTTTCCATGGAATCATTGAGtagcaagaagggaatgtcattgGTTGAAAAAGCCAAGAGAAAGGTTGCTATGCCCAATTCTTGTTGGCAAAATGCATATGGAAATTTATTTGCAGGTTGTTCAGAGATTCTAGCAGATGAAGAACAACGGTCTAGATTAGCTTGGCATCTAAGTGATTGCTTTCAGAAGGACACTGGGAGGCCTCCTTTCCCTTATTGTCATGTCAAAGATCCTATGGTCAATTGCCTCAAAAATTTAGATAAGGCTGCTCATACGATTTATCTTGAGTTTTATCTTGAAACCAACTCCATTTGTCATCAATTGCA GACGGATGCATTCAAGAGACAAACAGAAAGATTGGTGAATGAACTCAAAAAGTCTGCTGAATATGCAGAGGAGAAATTAGAGAAGATAGAAAACCAGGCTGAAGGATTGTTGCATACTTCAGATCATGTTCAAGAATCTTTATCTTCCATTGATGTCCAAACGCAACAAGTGTCTCAAACATCAAAAAACATCCAAGAACATGTAAGTGTTGTGTTACAGTATTCACAATCGGTTTACAATCAATCCCTGAAACTATTGGATTCTCAAATGGAACTTCGCAATGGGCAAATGAAAATGAATGAAAGACTTGATGAAGGAATGATAATGTTGAATGAATCAACGAGTAAGATTGGGGAAGAAATGAAGAATTTAAGAAATGAAGCGGTTGAAATAGAAAAAGAAATTGGTAAAGTTGGAGATGCAATGTTTATGAAGATGAATAGGTTACAAGGTAAAGCTGATGATATTGAGAACATAGCAGAAACTTCATTAGACAAACAAAAACAACTTATTGATAGTCAGACTGCTGCCCTTGAGATTCTTCATACTGTCACTAGCTTTCAGTCCCAAGCTCTAGAAGAAAGCAG GGGAACTTTGCAACAGTTGATTgagcttggtcaaagtcaacaacagGAACTCATACAAAGGCAACAACAACTTAAAGCAGCTCATGATGATCTTGTTAAGAATTCAAAAAGCATATTGGCTGCCcag GAAACTTTTGAGTCGAAGCAAGCAAGCATGTTTCTTGCAATCGAAAAGCTTTTTGATTTGCACAATGCAATTTTGTTGGAATCACGGGTTATTAAGTCTTTTCTTGTATATTCTATATTAATTTTCACGCTCTATATGTTTACAAGTACAAAGCAAACCTACAACGTGAGATCCAGGCTATATATAG GGTTATGTGTGACATTCTTGATTGAATTTATGGTGCTTCGGTATGGAAATGAGATTGAACAACAGGCATGGATTATCAGCATTGTTAGGTTAATATTTGTGTTTCTCGCATCATGTCAACTTCTTTATGCCATTTACACATTCAG AGACTACGAGACACTGAACCATCAGATGCTACAATCACTAATTGAGAAGGTTAATGGcatgcaaggaaataaacaatctttatgtgatgatgatgatgatgatgatgatgatgatgatgtggatTGGTCTTCATGGGTCGACACTGATTTACctgaagatgaatcggaagatcTTGACTATAAGCTTCCGGAAGAAGTTGGAGAGGCTTCAATCACCAATTTAGTTTCCAGGCAATATACTCTACGTCACCGTCATCTTTAA
- the LOC111884584 gene encoding protein GAMETE EXPRESSED 1 isoform X3, whose translation MESLSSKKGMSLVEKAKRKVAMPNSCWQNAYGNLFAGCSEILADEEQRSRLAWHLSDCFQKDTGRPPFPYCHVKDPMVNCLKNLDKAAHTIYLEFYLETNSICHQLQTDAFKRQTERLVNELKKSAEYAEEKLEKIENQAEGLLHTSDHVQESLSSIDVQTQQVSQTSKNIQEHVSVVLQYSQSVYNQSLKLLDSQMELRNGQMKMNERLDEGMIMLNESTSKIGEEMKNLRNEAVEIEKEIGKVGDAMFMKMNRLQGKADDIENIAETSLDKQKQLIDSQTAALEILHTVTSFQSQALEESRGTLQQLIELGQSQQQELIQRQQQLKAAHDDLVKNSKSILAAQETFESKQASMFLAIEKLFDLHNAILLESRVIKSFLVYSILIFTLYMFTSTKQTYNVRSRLYIGLCVTFLIEFMVLRYGNEIEQQAWIISIVRLIFVFLASCQLLYAIYTFSRDYETLNHQMLQSLIEKVNGMQGNKQSLCDDDDDDDDDDDVDWSSWVDTDLPEDESEDLDYKLPEEVGEASITNLVSRQYTLRHRHL comes from the exons ATGGAATCATTGAGtagcaagaagggaatgtcattgGTTGAAAAAGCCAAGAGAAAGGTTGCTATGCCCAATTCTTGTTGGCAAAATGCATATGGAAATTTATTTGCAGGTTGTTCAGAGATTCTAGCAGATGAAGAACAACGGTCTAGATTAGCTTGGCATCTAAGTGATTGCTTTCAGAAGGACACTGGGAGGCCTCCTTTCCCTTATTGTCATGTCAAAGATCCTATGGTCAATTGCCTCAAAAATTTAGATAAGGCTGCTCATACGATTTATCTTGAGTTTTATCTTGAAACCAACTCCATTTGTCATCAATTGCA GACGGATGCATTCAAGAGACAAACAGAAAGATTGGTGAATGAACTCAAAAAGTCTGCTGAATATGCAGAGGAGAAATTAGAGAAGATAGAAAACCAGGCTGAAGGATTGTTGCATACTTCAGATCATGTTCAAGAATCTTTATCTTCCATTGATGTCCAAACGCAACAAGTGTCTCAAACATCAAAAAACATCCAAGAACATGTAAGTGTTGTGTTACAGTATTCACAATCGGTTTACAATCAATCCCTGAAACTATTGGATTCTCAAATGGAACTTCGCAATGGGCAAATGAAAATGAATGAAAGACTTGATGAAGGAATGATAATGTTGAATGAATCAACGAGTAAGATTGGGGAAGAAATGAAGAATTTAAGAAATGAAGCGGTTGAAATAGAAAAAGAAATTGGTAAAGTTGGAGATGCAATGTTTATGAAGATGAATAGGTTACAAGGTAAAGCTGATGATATTGAGAACATAGCAGAAACTTCATTAGACAAACAAAAACAACTTATTGATAGTCAGACTGCTGCCCTTGAGATTCTTCATACTGTCACTAGCTTTCAGTCCCAAGCTCTAGAAGAAAGCAG GGGAACTTTGCAACAGTTGATTgagcttggtcaaagtcaacaacagGAACTCATACAAAGGCAACAACAACTTAAAGCAGCTCATGATGATCTTGTTAAGAATTCAAAAAGCATATTGGCTGCCcag GAAACTTTTGAGTCGAAGCAAGCAAGCATGTTTCTTGCAATCGAAAAGCTTTTTGATTTGCACAATGCAATTTTGTTGGAATCACGGGTTATTAAGTCTTTTCTTGTATATTCTATATTAATTTTCACGCTCTATATGTTTACAAGTACAAAGCAAACCTACAACGTGAGATCCAGGCTATATATAG GGTTATGTGTGACATTCTTGATTGAATTTATGGTGCTTCGGTATGGAAATGAGATTGAACAACAGGCATGGATTATCAGCATTGTTAGGTTAATATTTGTGTTTCTCGCATCATGTCAACTTCTTTATGCCATTTACACATTCAG CAGAGACTACGAGACACTGAACCATCAGATGCTACAATCACTAATTGAGAAGGTTAATGGcatgcaaggaaataaacaatctttatgtgatgatgatgatgatgatgatgatgatgatgatgtggatTGGTCTTCATGGGTCGACACTGATTTACctgaagatgaatcggaagatcTTGACTATAAGCTTCCGGAAGAAGTTGGAGAGGCTTCAATCACCAATTTAGTTTCCAGGCAATATACTCTACGTCACCGTCATCTTTAA
- the LOC111884587 gene encoding tetrahydroberberine oxidase-like — protein sequence MKLKTPYFFLILFFLVLSADQFVSTNTNGDFLECVIHNSDNSTSISQVIYTPNNSSYTSVLQFSMNNLRFRSLSTPKPLFIITPVDESQIQTVVHCSKKHGIEIRTRSGGHDFEGLSYVSQLPFVILDLINLRSITIDTQSATAWVQAGATLGELYYAIAQKSRNLGFPGGVWYALGLGGHISGGGYGAMRRKYGLAADNVIDAQFINVQGRILNRKTMGEDLFWAIRGGGGSSFGIILSWKIKLVPVPEKVTVSSIARTLEQNLTKIIHKWQYVAPKIHKDLDIRVLMFSVIDPITGNRTIRATFETLFLGGIDRLLRLMELEFPEIGLTREDCTEMSWIESVVIGSSFTNGEPPEILLNRTAMPKNSFKGKSDFATHPISVEGLEGLWEFYNDKIEAGMALLVLTPYGGRMDEIPESATPFPQRLGSLYMIEYLVVWDGNETSPHISWIRRLYNYMASYVSDSPRAAYLNYNDLDLGVGASYAEASSSWGPKYFKNNFNRLVNVKTLVDPGNFFKHEQSIPTSF from the coding sequence ATGAAGCTTAAAACACCGTATTTTTTCTTAATCCTCTTCTTCTTAGTGCTAAGTGCAGATCAATTTGTATCAACGAATACCAATGGTGACTTTCTTGAGTGCGTTATTCATAATTCTGATAACTCAACCTCAATCTCTCAAGTCATTTACACCCCGAATAACTCCTCATACACATCTGTTTTACAATTCTCCATGAACAATTTAAGATTCAGATCACTTTCAACTCCAAAACCTCTCTTCATCATTACACCAGTTGATGAATCCCAAATCCAAACAGTCGTTCACTGCTCCAAGAAGCATGGAATTGAGATCCGAACTCGTAGTGGAGGCCATGACTTTGAAGGGTTATCTTACGTTTCACAACTCCCATTTGTGATTCTTGATCTTATAAATCTAAGATCCATCACAATCGACACTCAAAGCGCCACCGCGTGGGTTCAAGCTGGGGCAACTCTAGGTGAACTCTACTATGCAATTGCACAGAAGAGTCGGAATCTTGGATTCCCTGGAGGTGTATGGTATGCATTAGGCCTTGGTGGACACATTTCCGGTGGAGGGTATGGTGCAATGAGAAGGAAATATGGCCTTGCAGCCGATAATGTCATCGATGCTCAATTCATCAATGTACAAGGAAGAATTCTGAATAGAAAAACAATGGGGGAGGATCTTTTTTGGGCTATTAGAGGTGGAGGAGGTTCTAGCTTCGGAATCATTCTTTCATGGAAGATAAAGCTAGTTCCTGTCCCGGAAAAGGTGACCGTATCCTCAATCGCCAGGACTTTGGAGCAAAATTTAACCAAAATTATCCACAAATGGCAATACGTTGCACCCAAGATTCACAAAGATCTTGACATTAGGGTCTTAATGTTCAGCGTGATCGATCCAATCACGGGAAACCGAACAATAAGAGCAACTTTTGAAACACTTTTCCTCGGTGGGATTGACAGATTACTCCGACTGATGGAATTAGAATTCCCGGAAATAGGTTTGACAAGAGAAGATTGTACCGAAATGAGCTGGATTGAATCCGTGGTAATCGGTTCTAGCTTCACAAACGGAGAGCCTCCGGAGATACTACTCAACCGAACTGCCATGCCAAAAAATTCCTTCAAAGGGAAATCAGATTTTGCAACACATCCTATTTCAGTAGAGGGATTGGAAGGGTTATGGGAGTTTTATAACGACAAAATAGAAGCAGGAATGGCACTTCTGGTGTTAACCCCGTATGGAGGAAGGATGGATGAGATTCCGGAATCAGCAACTCCATTCCCACAAAGACTCGGATCATTATATATGATTGAATATCTGGTTGTGTGGGATGGCAATGAAACGTCACCACATATAAGTTGGATTAGAAGGTTATACAACTACATGGCTTCTTATGTTTCTGATTCTCCTAGAGCAGCTTATTTGAACTATAATGATCTTGATTTGGGAGTAGGTGCAAGCTATGCTGAAGCAAGTAGTTCTTGGGGTCCCAAGTACTTCAAAAATAATTTCAACAGGCTGGTCAATGTGAAAACATTAGTTGATCCTGGTAATTTCTTCAAGCATGAGCAAAGTATTCCTACAAGCTTCTAA